The genomic region CATACTCGGAGATCGAGCACCACTCGTGACCCGCAACTTCGACCAGATGTTCGTCTTTCACCTTCCGACAGACTTCACAACAGAATGCAACATGGATTTCCGACATCGCAATCTCCTCCCACTTCGGTCTATGGGATCGATATCCACGGCCTCGCCGTCAGGACCCATGGGAACATGATGCCGACGACAGCAAGATCACGAGGGAGCGGACGTTTTAGACGCCCGGGTTCGGGGGGCGCAAGAGGGTATGACCGTCGCCGGATTGGCGAAACTCGGGAAGACGCTCGGTGGCCAGGCCGGTGATGTCTGGAGGATGCAACTCGAGGTAGCTGACGGGAAGCGAGAATCCTTCAAAGAGTAGGTTGCTGGGATGGTCCGACTCGAATTCGCAAGCCCAGAGCGTCAGGGTCGTGCCCAGGACCTGCATCAGCACGCAGAGACAGAGAAATGCGAAGGTCAAAACCGTGAGGAGGCGCCGCTGAGATCCACGAGTCAGAGGCATGAGGGATCCTCAAGAGTGCGGCGCAGTGTAGGGACTTCCGGTGTTTCTGTCAATGTCCTAATTGCGTTACCCTTCGACCTTGATCATGATCGATGTCGCAGCCCAATCTGGTGGAGGACCGGACGGAGCCATCGGCGACGGGTCGGGTGCGACGGGCGCGTCGATGGCTACTAGAGCCTCGGTGTTTGCAAGGGCGGGCAAAGCCATGGGCGGATCCGGTCGCGGTTCACTCGTTGCCTGCCCCGGTATGTGAGGCGTCGGATCATAGACGGGCACGATGCCGCGTGTGGCTCTGGTCGTCAGGCTTTCTCGAATGCCGCCGATCTCAGCGGAGACCCCGCGAGTGCCGACCGCCGGTCCATTCTTGCCAGGGACCGCCGTTTGAAGGTTTTTGATGCGCTGGCGAAGCAGGTGCGCCGTATCGAGGTCGGTGCTGCTGAAGACGCGGACGGTATCGGTTCCCTTGGGCGGGGCATAGTCCCAATAGAAGCCGGCTCTGTTCCCGTTCTGCAACGAGTCGGGAATCAAGACCGTGTCGCCGGCCCTCACATATCCATCGGTATAGAAGCCTGCTTTGGTGTAATCGTTGGGAAACAACAGATTCACCCCGCCGTCGGCATCCACGTCCACCACGGTCAGATAGGAATCGGCGCTGACTCTGATTTCCAGCTGCAGACTGTTCTCCGATGTGCGCGGTTTCCCAGATTTTCTGATGCGATATTTTGCCGGTTGCGTATTGGCGGCGACGACCGCAATACCGCGAGTACCGACGGAGGGCTTCGCCGGTGCCGGCGAACTGGCGACCCGTACGTCGATACGCAACTGAGAGGACGGATTGTCGAGGGTGAGCAGTTCCGAGGCGGTGGCCGAGCGCGACACGACCGTGGCCAGACCCGTCCCCCAGCTGTCGCCGTCTCCGGCGAACGTCCCGACCAATTGCAGTCCGTCGGCTGCGTACAGCTTCATTTCCTTGTCATGCGCCTGGACCAGATAGCGCGGTGACTGCTCCGGTCCGACGATCGCGACGTTGGGAATGTATTTCGTGAGAATCTCTTCGATGTGCTTCCGCTTGCTCTCGGCCGGTTCGAGAACTTGAATGGGAATCGTGTCGCCGGTCGGAGCGGGAAGAAAGGCCACGGCGCGGGCATGATCGGGAATCTTCTTGTCGGCCGGCTGGAACGTGGCTTTGGCGTCCTGACCTGCCAATTGGGTGACCGTGGCGATCGCGATGGCGCGCCCCGGGCTAAAGGCCGTGTCCCCGGGCGGGTAAATAGCCCAGGTCGATCCTGGTACGGCGCCCAGCAACAGTCCATTGACCAACGTCATCGATCCGGATTCGGCCGACTTGATTTCGAGCCAAGCCAACCGCGGACCGGAGCTCCCGGCCGCCGATCCGGCTGCACCCGATGGACCCAGCAGCGGAGTTTCGAGCAGGTCCGGCGGCGCTTCCAGTTGCGGCTCGGGCATCGAAGCACGGCCAAAGTGCAACTGAATGCGTTTGAGTTCCGTCTCCACTCCGCGAAAGACTTCCCGCGGAGATGCGGAAGACGGCGATGAGCGGAGACTCCGGGAGAGCGCATAGGAAAAGAAGCCGTGGTACCGGCCTTCCACTGGGCCGTCGAGTGCCTCCTGATGCGATGCGGCCCCCGTCATGAGCACATAGCGGGCCGGCAGCGCCTGAATTCCGCCTCTGGTCCGCACATCCGAGGATCCGGGAGCGGGCCGATAGAGGTCGAGTCTGGTGTCCTGAGGTATAGACCTGGTCCGGATATCCAGCGAGCGCGTGGCCGTTCCTGAATGGCAGGAATCGAGCACGATGAACGCACGGGCCGTCGGCAGCCGTTTGAAAATGGCTTCCAGTTCGTCGTCCGTGATGTCGGGAATCGTGCCGGTTCGTCCGTCCTGTGGTACGAGGGTTTCGTCGAGGTTATCTTCCGGCTCGTCGCCGTTGAGATCGGCCACCTGCGAACCATGTCCTGAATAGTGGATATACACCGTATCCTGGGGACCGGTTTCGCCGACGAACTGATTGAGCGCCGCCAGGATGCCCGCGCGCGTGGCCTGTTCATCCGTCAGGGTGCGGATGTGATTTTCCGGAAATCCCCATCGGGTGATGAGGACTTGCTTCATCGTGTCGATATCATTCAGGGAACCCTGCAGCTTAGGCACGGCCCGGTATTTGTTGATGCCGATCAACAGTGCGCGCTTCGTTCCGCCCGTTCCTCCGGTGGATTGGCCGACGGCCTGATCGTGAAGCGGGCCGGCCCACAGCAATAGGAGGGCGATCAGGATGACGCGGGTGCAGGAGGGAACCTTCATCGGATCACCTTTCGGGCCTTTTCGCACGAGGCCTGTTCACGGGAACCGCCCATCGCGAAACTCGTCTGACCGCTCGTCGTGCGCACAGGTGAAGTGGTTCACGGGGTCACGGCATCGGCGTGCGCGATGATGCCGTTTTGCGACCGGAGAATGTTCAGGATCTGACGGGACATTGCGGCATCCGCCGCCTTTACCTCGAGCACATACGTACCCTCGGCGTTTGGCCCGTCGACGATGCGCCCATGGATCCGTACGACCACGTCTCTGATCTGTGCTCCGGTCGCGTGATCGTGGAAACGGACGGTGAATCGCGCGGCGGGGCTGTCGACCGATCTGGTGCTGATCGGGTGCCGATCGGATGGCATCGTTACCCACAGCAGCAGTCCGGACTGCACGGCGAGCAGAACAGCCGCCAAAGACGGCACCCACGGAACATCGAAGAGCGGACGGAGCCAGCGATCAAAGGAGGTCAGGCGTTGGTCATCGCGACCAGCGTCCCGGCCGGCCGGCCGGATCTCCGCTGCGACTTTGGAAAACACGGCTTTGGCCAGTGCAGGGTTCGGCCCCGGCTGGGCGGCGTACGTTTCATGAATGCTCCGCCCCAAGTCGGCCCATTCACTCAATTCCCTCCGGCATTCGAGGCAGGACTCCAAATGTCGCGCGACGCGCTGGCGGTCTTCTTCCCCGAGCGTCTCGTTCGCGTACCAGGGAAGCAGGGCCGCTTCCTGGTGTACCCCGGCCGGTAGAGTTTCTGGTTCGTTCATACGATGGGTGCCTTCTGGTTCAGCCTATCCAGCGCCCGCTTGAGATGCTGTTTAGCGTAGAAGACGCGTGTCTTGACGGTATTGGACGGGATGCTCAACAGTGTCGCGATCTCATGGTAGGGCAGTTCCTCATAGAACACCAGGCGCAGAACCTCCTGGTGTTCGCGTGACAGTGTGGCCAGGGCTTGTTTCGTGAGGGATTCGACCTGT from Nitrospira japonica harbors:
- a CDS encoding caspase family protein — its product is MKVPSCTRVILIALLLLWAGPLHDQAVGQSTGGTGGTKRALLIGINKYRAVPKLQGSLNDIDTMKQVLITRWGFPENHIRTLTDEQATRAGILAALNQFVGETGPQDTVYIHYSGHGSQVADLNGDEPEDNLDETLVPQDGRTGTIPDITDDELEAIFKRLPTARAFIVLDSCHSGTATRSLDIRTRSIPQDTRLDLYRPAPGSSDVRTRGGIQALPARYVLMTGAASHQEALDGPVEGRYHGFFSYALSRSLRSSPSSASPREVFRGVETELKRIQLHFGRASMPEPQLEAPPDLLETPLLGPSGAAGSAAGSSGPRLAWLEIKSAESGSMTLVNGLLLGAVPGSTWAIYPPGDTAFSPGRAIAIATVTQLAGQDAKATFQPADKKIPDHARAVAFLPAPTGDTIPIQVLEPAESKRKHIEEILTKYIPNVAIVGPEQSPRYLVQAHDKEMKLYAADGLQLVGTFAGDGDSWGTGLATVVSRSATASELLTLDNPSSQLRIDVRVASSPAPAKPSVGTRGIAVVAANTQPAKYRIRKSGKPRTSENSLQLEIRVSADSYLTVVDVDADGGVNLLFPNDYTKAGFYTDGYVRAGDTVLIPDSLQNGNRAGFYWDYAPPKGTDTVRVFSSTDLDTAHLLRQRIKNLQTAVPGKNGPAVGTRGVSAEIGGIRESLTTRATRGIVPVYDPTPHIPGQATSEPRPDPPMALPALANTEALVAIDAPVAPDPSPMAPSGPPPDWAATSIMIKVEG
- a CDS encoding anti-sigma factor, translated to MNEPETLPAGVHQEAALLPWYANETLGEEDRQRVARHLESCLECRRELSEWADLGRSIHETYAAQPGPNPALAKAVFSKVAAEIRPAGRDAGRDDQRLTSFDRWLRPLFDVPWVPSLAAVLLAVQSGLLLWVTMPSDRHPISTRSVDSPAARFTVRFHDHATGAQIRDVVVRIHGRIVDGPNAEGTYVLEVKAADAAMSRQILNILRSQNGIIAHADAVTP